A window of Methylomonas sp. 11b genomic DNA:
ATTCCGCATAAGCCGCTTGCACCGCTTCCGACACGTCGGCGGCGATGCCGGGGAAACGCAGCAAGGTCAATGCTACCGCGAAAAAGGCCATACCGATCAAGATGCTGTAAGCGCCGATAAAGTCGGTTTCATTGAGCAAGGGCCAAATAAAACCCAACACCAACACCGCCAGGGCAATCGCAAACAAAGTCCCCAACGCCAACAGTTCCAGATGAAAACGCCGGCGTTGTTCGCGCAACGCATAGACCGTTTTTGCCAGCCAGAGCAAATAACCGCTGCCGATTAAAAATGCGCCGGGCAAAGCCATCGGGTAAGGCAAGCAAAAGCACAATACTAACGGTAAAACATGCAGGCCGTCGTGCCAGCGGCAGTGAACTTGGGTAAGCAATAGTTGGCGACTGTAGAAATAAAAGCTGGGGGCGATGCTGTATAGCAGTAGCAAATACAGCACAGAGTGCAGGTAATCGAATCGGCTTAATATCCAGCCCAGATGCAGGATTTGAATACCTGCCAAGCCGGCGATCAACAAAAATCCGGCCCATGGCGCAGAGCCGCGTTGCAGTTCCTGACGCTGCAAGAGCTTACCGATGATTAACAACAGTGCCGCGCCTAAAGAAAACCCGATGAATAATAAAGAAGCGATTTGCATGGCAGACCAAGCGGGAAAATGAGTTTTTAGTTTAGACCTGGTTTTCCAAGCCGCACAAAAGACCGCTGGCTTGGAATCTATGTTTATCGGTGCTATCGCTTAGCGCCACTGTTGGTTAAAATCCCGGACAGGCGAACAAGAGGAAATACACATGGCGTTAGCGGAAAAATTATCGATCAGCGTCGCGGATTATCTGCAAGGCGAATTAGTTAGTGACATCAAGCACGAATATATTAGTGGTGATGTTTATGCGATGGCGGGGGCGAAAAGGTCACACAACATTATCAGCATGAACCTGTCGGGATTGGTTTTTGCGCATTTACGCGGCACACCCTGTCGGGTTTTTAATTCAGATATGAAGGTGCATATCCAAACCGCCCAAGATGACTGTTTCTTCTACCCGGATTTACATATTACCTGCTCTGCCACCGACACCGCCGAACATTACAACAGCCAGCCGAAGTTGATTATCGAAGTGTTATCTGACACCACCGAACGCTACGACCGCGCCGAAAAGTTTCACCATTACCGCAAACTATCCAGTCTGGAAGAATACGTGCTGATAGCTCAAGATACACAACGAGTCGAATGCTATAGCCGCGACAATCAATGGGATTTACGGCTTTATCAAGCCGGTGATCGGGCAGTGTTGCAGTCTATCGGCTTGGAATTGGCCGTTGCCGAAATTTATGAGGGGATAGCGTTCGACGATGTGGCTTAGAGACGCAATCCCTGCGTCTCTAATTTTCCGATCTACTTAGAACTTACGCCAACACTACCGGAATTTTGCCGATTTTTGATTGCCATTCCTTCGGTGCGGTATTGTGAATCGACTCTCCACGACTATCCACCGCCACCGTCACCGGCATGTCTTCCACCACAAATTCGTGAATCGCTTCCATACCCAGCTCGGGAAACGCCACGACACGCGCTTGTTTGATAGCTTTTGACACTAAATAAGCCGCGCCGCCAACCGCGATCAAATACACGGCTTTGTGTTTGGCAATGGCCGTTATCGCTACTGGGCCGCGTTCGGATTTGCCTATCATGCCCAGCAAGCCGGTTTTTTCCAGCACCGTGTCGGTGAAGCTATCCATCCTGGTGGCTGTAGTCGGACCTGCCGGGCCAACCACTTCGTCACGCACCGCATCGACCGGGCCGACGTAATAAATGAATTTGTCTTTTAAATCGACGCCGTTCGGTAAGGGCTCGCCTTTGTTCAACAGATCGACGATGCGCTTGTGAGCGGCGTCGCGGCCGGTTAATAAGGTGCCGCTCAGCAGCAAGGTTTCGCCGGGTTTCCAGTCGGCAACGTCTTGCTTGGTCAGACCATCGATATTGACGCGGCGGGCGCTGCTGGCCGATTGGGTAATTTCCGGCCAGTCGCTTAGTTTCGGCGGCGTCAGCAGCGCTGGGCCGGTGCCGTCCAATACAAAATGCGCGTGGCGGGTGGCGGCGCAGTTGGGGATCATCGCCACC
This region includes:
- a CDS encoding Uma2 family endonuclease gives rise to the protein MALAEKLSISVADYLQGELVSDIKHEYISGDVYAMAGAKRSHNIISMNLSGLVFAHLRGTPCRVFNSDMKVHIQTAQDDCFFYPDLHITCSATDTAEHYNSQPKLIIEVLSDTTERYDRAEKFHHYRKLSSLEEYVLIAQDTQRVECYSRDNQWDLRLYQAGDRAVLQSIGLELAVAEIYEGIAFDDVA
- a CDS encoding AraC family transcriptional regulator; the encoded protein is MQIASLLFIGFSLGAALLLIIGKLLQRQELQRGSAPWAGFLLIAGLAGIQILHLGWILSRFDYLHSVLYLLLLYSIAPSFYFYSRQLLLTQVHCRWHDGLHVLPLVLCFCLPYPMALPGAFLIGSGYLLWLAKTVYALREQRRRFHLELLALGTLFAIALAVLVLGFIWPLLNETDFIGAYSILIGMAFFAVALTLLRFPGIAADVSEAVQAAYAESTLKNVDKSAVLAKLDVLMTQDKLYALETLNLALLAEQLEVSQHQLSELINTEFQQGFSRYIREQRIAAAKQLLLAEPNASVLSIGLTVGFSTQSNFYAAFRDIVGVAPGQFRKTHAG